In Glycine max cultivar Williams 82 chromosome 7, Glycine_max_v4.0, whole genome shotgun sequence, a single window of DNA contains:
- the LOC100810455 gene encoding uncharacterized protein isoform X2 has product MEAVSSALLEPVTNSVLDLLKKQVDYIRYRRNFDELDECVKQLKLEKARVDHQCDEAVKNGHKIEGKAREWLGKVGKFETEVEKYWNDDGHKKTRFSNCLFPYFRHRLGRLAKKMAVEGKKITDDCPKSAEIAYRVNVTSNDAILSNTDLMDFGSRKSIMEQIMATLEDPTVKMIGVHGPGGVGKSTLIKAIAEIARDKKLFNVVAFSEITVNPNLKKVQEDIAYVLGLRLEGEGENVRADHLRRRLKKEKENTLIILDDLWDRLDLNRMGIPLDGDVDDNDKQGLKGPTKEKSLGDYKGCKILLTSRNKNVLTDKMEVKSTFCVEELDEKDALKLFRKEARIQGEMSQWKQEIVKKYCAGLPMAIVTVGRALRDKSDSEWEKLKKQDLVGIQNSMEISVKMSYDRLENEELKSIFFLCAQMGHQPLIMDLVKYCFGLGILEGVYSLGEARGRISTSIQKLKNSGLVLDGSSSIHFNMHDLVRDAALSIAQKEQNVFTLRNGKLDDWPELEKCTSISICNSDIIDELPEEINCPQLKFFQIDSDDSSLKIPNSFFKGMKKLKVLMLTGIQLSSLPSSIESLSDLRLLYLERCTLDHNLSIIGKLKKLRILSLSGSRIENLPTELKDLDKLQLLDISNCSIVTMIPPNLVSRLTLLEELYVRKCFMEGSEEGERNQCQISFISELKHLHQLQVVDLSIPCAEVFPKELFFDNLSDYKIEIGNFKTLSAGDFRMPNKYEKFKSLALELKDDTDNIHSQKGIKLLFKRVENLLLGELNGVQDVINELNLDGFPHLKHLSIINNPSIKYIINSKDLFYPQDVFSKLESLCLYELRKIEMIYFSSGTEIICFSPFTDCSFTKLKTIKVKKCDQLKNLFSFCMVKLLASLETIGVSNCGSLEEIIKIPDNSDKIEFLKLMSLSLESLSSFTSFYTTVEGSSTNRDQIQITVTENEHSEMAPPLFGELVEIPNLENLNLISMNKIQKIWSDQPPSNFCFQNLIKLVVDDCDNLRYLCSMSVASSLRKLKGLFVSKCKMMEKIFSTEGNSAGKVCVFPKLEEIHLEGMVELTDIWQAEVSADSFSSVTSVNIDSCNKLDKNFPSHMEGWFASLNSLKVYYCQSVKVIFEIKDSQQADASGGIDTNLQVVDVCGLPKLERVWSRDPGGILNFKKLQSIQVFSCDRLRNVFPASVAKDVPKLEYMSVRWCDGIVEIVACEDGSETNTEQLVFPELTDMKLCNLSSIQHFYRGRHPIECPKLKKLEVRECNKKLKTFGTGERSNEEDEAVMSAEKIFPNLEYLYIDFDEAQKWLLSNTVKHRMHRLKELRLTEVNDGERLCQILYRMPNLEKLYLSGAKYLLKESSESRLGTVLQLKELDLWWSETKDIGFEREPVLQRLELLSLNGCDKLRNLGPPSVSLAYLTNLEVWYCKGLRNLMASSTAKSLVQLKSMKIGGCDELEEIVSDEGNEEEEQIVFGKLITIELEGLKKLKSFCSYKKCEFKFPSLEVLIVRECRMMERFTEGGARAAKLQNIVTADEEGKEEAKWQWEGDLNATIQKGFNKLFESASTESSLSLIDSPLQVIWLDSRRIPKSCFSKLKSLTVDGCQFLTDVVIPFYLLPFLTNLEELEVSDCRSVKSIFEVKTAMGLGAAAFPRPLPFSLKKLTLERLPKLENVWNEDPHGILTMQLLQHVIVAEDNADPRGENLELTFPCPCVRSLKLQDLPKFKYFYYCSPQFDMFQTPSEDEMPTSNLQCLSLGEKGLEMIKRGEFQRNFLHKLQPAPNIEKLVVCDGSFKEIFCFDSLNVDEAGLLLQLKVLCLDSLPELVSIGLENSWIQPLLGNLETLEVIGCSSLKDLVPSTVSFSNLKYLKVKSCNSMLYLLTSSTAKSLTRLKRMEIEWCDSIEEVVSKKGGESHEDEIIFPQLKCLKLEGLGKLRRFYRGSLLSFPLLEELSVIYCEWMETLCPGTLKADKLVQVQLEPTWRHSDPIKLENDLNSTMREAFWEKLWQYARRPWESVLNLKDSPVQEIWLRLHSLHIPPHFRFKYLDTLIVDGCHFLSDAVLPFSLLPLLPKLKTLKVRNCDFVKIIFDVTTMGPLPFALKNLILDGLPNLENVWNSNVELTFPQVKSLSLCDLPKLKYDMLKPFTHLEPHPLNQVSIQKLTPNIEHLALGVHELKMILRGEFQGNHLNKLKVLALFFHTESDVFLQRVPNIEKLEVLDGFFTETFCFDSLNVDEAGLVSQLKVICWDSLPELVSIGSENSGIVPFLRNLETLQVVSCFMSLINLVPCTVSFSNLTYLKVKSCKSLLYLFTSSTARSLGQLKTMEIGWCDSIEEIVSSTEEGDESDENEIIFQQLNCLKLIRLGKLRRFYKGSLSFPSLEEFTLKDCERMESLCAGTVKTDKLLQVTFEWRHDIPLETDLNSAMQNRWLYF; this is encoded by the exons ATGGAGGCTGTGTCATCCGCACTACTAGAGCCAGTAACTAATTCTGTGTTGGATCTGCTTAAAAAGCAAGTGGATTACATCCGTTACAGGCGAAACTTTGATGAACTAGACGAGTGTGTTAAGCAACTTAAACTTGAAAAGGCGAGAGTAGATCATCAATGTGACGAAGCTGTCAAAAATGGACACAAAATTGAAGGTAAGGCTAGAGAATGGTTAGGGAAAGTGGGTAAATTTGAGACAGAAGTGGAGAAGTATTGGAACGATGATGGCCACAAAAAGACACGGTTTTCCAATTGTTTATTTCCTTACTTTAGGCATAGACTAGGCAGACTAGCAAAGAAGATGGCAGTTGAGGGTAAAAAGATAACCGACGATTGCCCCAAGTCTGCTGAAATTGCCTATCGGGTAAACGTAACATCTAATGATGCCATTTTGTCTAATACTGACCTTATGGATTTTGGTTCTAGAAAATCCATAATGGAACAAATAATGGCAACACTTGAAGATCCCACTGTGAAAATGATTGGAGTGCATGGGCCAGGTGGGGTGGGTAAGAGCACTTTAATCAAAGCAATTGCTGAAATTGCTCGCGACAAGAAGTTGTTTAATGTGGTGGCTTTTTCAGAAATAACAGTCAACCCCAATCTGAAAAAAGTCCAGGAAGATATTGCTTACGTGTTGGGATTGAGATTGGAAGGAGAAGGTGAGAATGTAAGAGCTGATCATCTACGGAGGAGGttaaagaaagagaaggagaaCACCCTCATAATCTTGGATGACCTTTGGGACAGATTAGACTTGAATAGGATGGGGATTCCACTTGATGGTGAtgttgatgataatgataaacaGGGTCTCAAAGGACCGACAAAAGAAAAATCTCTTGGTGATTATAAGGGCTGCAAAATTTTGCTAACTTCAAGGAATAAAAACGTATTAACTGATAAAATGGAAGTTAAGTCAACTTTCTGTGTAGAGGAATTAGATGAAAAGGATGCTCTGAAGTTGTTTCGGAAGGAGGCTAGAATACAGGGTGAAATGTCCCAGTGGAAACAAGAAATTGTTAAGAAGTACTGTGCTGGGTTACCTATGGCAATAGTTACAGTTGGAAGGGCATTAAGAGACAAGAGCGACTCAGAGTGGGAAAAACTTAAAAAGCAAGACCTGGTGGGAATTCAGAATTCTATGGAGATTTCTGTAAAAATGAGTTATGACCGTCTAGAAAATGAGGAGCTTAAatccattttctttctttgtgctCAAATGGGTCATCAACCCCTAATTATGGACTTGGTGAAGTATTGCTTTGGTTTGGGAATACTTGAAGGGGTCTACTCGCTTGGGGAAGCTCGGGGCAGAATATCTACATCAATCCAAAAGTTGAAAAACTCAGGTTTAGTGTTGGATGGAAGTTCTAGTATTCATTTCAATATGCATGATCTGGTTCGAGATGCTGCTTTATCTATAGCACAGAAGGAGCAAAATGTATTTACTTTGAGAAATGGGAAACTTGATGATTGGCCTGAACTCGAGAAGTGCACTTCTATTTCTATATGCAACAGTGATATCATTGATGAGCTTCCAGAAGAAATAAATTGTCCTCAACTTAAATTTTTCCAAATTGACAGTGATGATTCATCTTTAAAAATACCTAACAGTTTTTTTAAAGGAATGAAAAAGCTCAAAGTATTAATGTTGACTGGTATTCAACTATCAAGCTTACCATCTTCAATTGAAAGCCTATCAGACCTCAGATTGCTTTATTTGGAGAGATGCACCTTAGATCACAACTTATCCATCATAGGGaagctaaaaaaattaagaattctcAGCCTTTCTGGATCTCGAATTGAAAATTTGCCAACTGAGTTAAAGGACTTGGATAAACTACAATTACTAGACATCAGCAATTGTTCAATAGTCACCATGATTCCACCTAATCTTGTATCAAGGTTGACTTTGTTGGAAGAGCTGTATGTAAGAAAGTGCTTCATGGAAGGGTCGGAGGAAGGAGAGAGAAACCAATgtcaaatttcatttatttctgAACTAAagcatttgcatcaattgcaagtGGTGGACTTAAGCATTCCATGTGCTGAAGTTTTTCCCAAGGAATTGTTCTTTGACAACTTAAGTGATTACAAGATTGAGATTGGGAACTTCAAAACGCTTTCAGCTGGAGATTTCAGAATGCctaataagtatgaaaagttcaAGTCTTTGGCATTGGAGCTGAAGGATGACACTGACAATATTCACTCTCAGAAAGGAATAAAGTTGTTGTTTAAAAGAGTTGAAAATTTGTTGTTGGGAGAGCTGAATGGTGTTCAAGATGTTATTAATGAGTTGAATTTGGATGGATTTCCACATCTGAAACACTTATCCATCATAAACAACCCTAGCATCAAATATATCATCAACTCAAAGGATTTGTTTTATCCTCAGGATGTTTTTTCCAAGTTGGAATCTCTATGTCTCTACGAACTAAGAAAGATAGAGATGATATACTTTAGTTCAGGTACAGAGATTATATGCTTTAGTCCATTTACAGATTGCTCATTCACCAAATTAAAAACCATCAAGGTCAAGAAGTGTGACCAATTGAAGAATCTTTTCTCCTTTTGCATGGTAAAATTGCTTGCGAGTCTTGAAACAATTGGTGTTTCCAATTGTGGTTCTTTAGAGGAGATCATTAAAATACCTGACAATTCTGATAAGATTGAGTTTCTTAAGTTGATGTCTTTGTCACTTGAATCATTATCATCATTCACTAGTTTTTATACCACAGTAGAGGGGTCTTCTACAAACAGGGATCAGATACAAATTACTGTTACAGAGAATGAGCATAGTGAGATGGCTCCTCCTCTTTTTGGTGAACTG GTTGAAATACCAAACTTAGAGAACTTGAATTTAATCTCAATGAACAAGATCCAGAAGATATGGAGCGACCAGCCCCCGTCAAACTTCTGCTTTCAaaacttaataaaattagttgtggATGATTGTGATAATTTGAGATATTTGTGTTCAATGTCCGTGGCCAGCAGTTTGAGGAAACTGAAAGGCCTCTTTGTAAGCAAGTGTAAAATGATGGAGAAGATTTTTAGCACAGAAGGAAATAGTGCAGGCAAG GTCTGCGTCTTTCCTAAGTTGGAGGAAATCCATCTCGAAGGAATGGTTGAGTTAACAGACATATGGCAAGCTGAAGTGAGTGCTGATTCCTTTTCTAGTGTCACTTCTGTGAACATTGATAGTTGCAATAAACTAGACAAAAATTTTCCGAGTCACATGGAAGGATGGTTTGCGAGTTTGAACAGCTTGAAGGTTTATTATTGTCAGTCAGTGAAAGTGATTTTTGAAATCAAAGATTCTCAGCAAGCAGATGCATCTGGTGGGATAGACACAAATTTACAGGTTGTTGATGTATGTGGACTCCCAAAGTTGGAGCGGGTGTGGAGCAGGGATCCAGGAGGAATTCTTAACTTCAAAAAACTGCAGAGTATACAAGTGTTCTCTTGTGATAGACTGAGGAATGTATTTCCAGCTTCTGTGGCCAAAGATGTTCCAAAGCTTGAATACATGTCGGTCAGATGGTGTGatggaattgtggaaattgttgCCTGTGAAGATGGATCCGAAACAAACACTGAACAATTAGTGTTTCCTGAACTAACCGACATGAAATTATGTAACCTATCAAGCATCCAGCATTTCTACAGGGGGAGACATCCTATAGAGTGTCCAAAATTGAAGAAGTTGGAAGTAAGGGAATGTAACAAGAAGCTAAAAACATTCGGAACCGGAGAAAGGAGcaatgaagaagatgaagcagTTATGTCAGCTGAAAAG atATTCCCCAACTTGGAGTATTTGTATATTGACTTTGACGAAGCACAAAAGTGGTTATTGAGCAATACTGTGAAGCATCGAATGCACCGTTTAAAAGAGCTTAggttaaccgaagttaatgatGGTGAACGTCTCTGTCAGATTCTGTACAGAATGCCAAATCTAGAAAAGTTATACTTGTCGGGCGCTAAATATTTGCTTAAAGAGTCGTCGGAGTCACGTTTGGGAACCGTATTACAGCTGAAGGAATTGGATTTGTGGTGGTCGGAGACAAAGGATATAGGATTTGAACGAGAACCAGTTCTACAGAGACTAGAGCTTTTGAGCTTAAATGGGTGTGACAAATTGAGGAATTTGGGTCCTCCCTCGGTATCATTGGCTTACTTGACAAATTTGGAAGTATGGTATTGTAAAGGATTAAGGAATTTAATGGCATCCTCAACGGCaaaaagcttggttcaactTAAGTCCATGAAGATAGGGGGATGTGATGAATTAGAGGAAATAGTAAGCGATGAgggaaatgaagaagaagagcaaATAGTGTTTGGCAAATTGATTACTATAGAACTTGAGGGGCTAAAAAAGCTGAAAAGTTTTTGCAGTTACAAGAAGTGTGAATTCAAATTCCCGTCATTGGAAGTATTGATTGTGAGAGAATGCCGAATGATGGAAAGATTCACGGAGGGTGGCGCAAGAGCAGCAAAGTTACAAAACATAGTTACTGCtgatgaagaaggaaaagaggAAGCCAAATGGCAGTGGGAAGGAGACTTGAATGCCACCATACAAAAAGGTTTCAACAAG CTTTTTGAGTCTGCAAGTACTGAATCATCTCTTAGTCTCATAGATAGCCCACTACAAGTGATATGGCTTGACTCACGGCGGATCCCAAAGTCGTGCTTCAGTAAGTTGAAGTCTTTGACTGTGGACGGATGCCAATTTTTAACAGATGTTGTCATACCCTTCTATTTACTTCCTTTCTTAACTAATTTGGAAGAATTAGAAGTCTCGGACTGTCGTTCTGTGAAAAGCATATTTGAAGTGAAAACAGCTATGGGATTGGGAGCAGCAGCCTTCCCTAGACCTCTCCCTTTTTCCCTCAAGAAATTGACTTTAGAGAGGCTGCCAAAACTGGAGAATGTCTGGAATGAAGATCCTCATGGAATTCTAACCATGCAACTTCTACAACATGTT ATTGTTGCAGAGGATAATGCAGATCCAAGAGGAGAAAATCTAGAGCTTACGTTCCCGTGTCCCTGTGTGAGGTCATTGAAACTACAAGATTTGCCCAAGTTCAAGTATTTTTACTACTGCTCACCGCAGTTTGACATGTTCCAGACACCTAGCGAGGATGAAATG CCTACATCCAACTTACAGTGCCTGTCACTCGGTGAAAAAGGACTGGAGATGATCAAGCGTGGAGAATTTCAGAGAAACTTCTTACACAAGCTACAACCGGCGCCCAATATAGAGAAGCTTGTGGTGTGTGATGGTTCCTTCAAGGAGATTTTCTGCTTTGATAGTCTTAATGTGGATGAGGCTGGACTCCTATTACAGCTTAAAGTCTTATGCTTGGACTCCCTTCCAGAGCTTGTTTCCATTGGGTTAGAGAACTCTTGGATTCAGCCCTTACTGGGAAATTTAGAAACCTTGGAAGTAATAGGTTGTTCTAGTTTAAAAGACTTGGTACCATCTACAGTGTCTTTTTCCAATCTGAAATATTTGAAAGTAAAAAGTTGCAATAGCATGCTATATTTGTTGACATCCTCAACAGCCAAAAGTTTGACTCGACTCAAAAGAATGGAGATAGAATGGTGTGATTCAATTGAAGAGGTAGTCTCTAAGAAGGGAGGTGAATCACATGAGGATGAAATAATATTTCCGCAGCTCAAATGTTTGAAACTTGAAGGATTAGGAAAGCTGAGAAGGTTCTACAGAGGAAGTTTATTAAGTTTCCCATTATTGGAGGAATTGTCAGTAATCTATTGCGAGTGGATGGAAACATTATGTCCAGGTACCCTAAAAGCAGACAAGTTGGTTCAAGTTCAACTTGAACCAACTTGGAGGCACTCAGATCCTATTAAATTGGAAAATGACCTGAACTCTACCATGCGGGAGGCATTTTGGGAAAAG TTATGGCAGTATGCACGTAGGCCATGGGAATCAGTTCTTAACCTCAAAGATAGCCCAGTACAAGAGATATGGCTTAGGCTTCACTCACTGCATATCCCCCCACACTTCCGCTTCAAGTACTTAGACACCTTGATTGTGGACGGCTGCCATTTTTTATCAGATGCGGTCTTACCCTTCTCTTTACTTCCTTTATTACCTAAATTGAAAACATTGAAAGTTCGAAACTGTGATTTTGTGAAAATCATATTTGATGTGACAACTATGGGACCACTCCCTTTTGCCCTcaagaatttgattttagaTGGGCTGCCAAATCTGGAGAATGTTTGGAATTCAAATGTTGAGCTTACGTTCCCCCAAGTCAAGTCATTGTCACTGTGTGATCTGCCAAAGTTAAAGTATGACATGTTGAAGCCATTTACACATCTAGAACCACATCCTCTAAATCAAGTCTCTATTCAAAAG CTTACACCCAACATAGAGCACCTGGCACTCGGTGTGCATGAACTGAAGATGATTTTGCGTGGAGAATTCCAGGGAAACCACTTAAACAAGTTAAAAGTTCTTGCTCTGTTCTTTCATACTGAGTCCGATGTGTTTCTACAACGGGTGCCCAATATAGAGAAGCTTGAGGTGCTTGATGGTTTCTTCACAGAGACTTTCTGCTTTGATAGTCTTAATGTGGATGAGGCTGGATTGGTTTCACAGCTGAAAGTGATATGCTGGGACTCCCTTCCAGAGCTTGTTTCCATTGGGTCAGAGAACTCTGGGATTGTGCCCTTTCTCAGAAATCTAGAAACATTGCAAGTAGTCAGTTGTTTCATGAGTTTAATAAATCTGGTACCATGCACAGTGTCTTTCTCCAATCTGACATATTTGAAAGTAAAAAGTTGCAAGAGTCTGCTATATTTGTTCACATCCTCAACAGCAAGAAGTTTGGGTCAACTCAAAACAATGGAGATAGGTTGGTGTGATTCAATTGAAGAGATAGTGTCTTCAACAGAGGAAGGGGATGAATCAGATGAGAATGAGATAATATTTCAGCAGCTCAATTGTTTGAAACTTATAAGATTAGGAAAGCTGAGAAGGTTCTACAAAGGGAGTTTAAGTTTCCCGTCCTTGGAGGAATTCACATTAAAGGATTGCGAGAGGATGGAAAGTTTATGTGCAGGTACAGTCAAAACAGACAAGCTGTTACAAGTGACATTCGAATGGAGACATGATATCCCATTGGAAACTGATCTCAACTCTGCCATGCAAAACCGATGGTTATATTTCTGA